Below is a genomic region from Ostrea edulis chromosome 10, xbOstEdul1.1, whole genome shotgun sequence.
TGCAGGTGCTATATAGATGTAAGAGCTGATGACAAGTTAACTTCTAGATATAGTTAACTAACCATCATGCAACTGGGTCCTAAACTTTAAGTCATTAACTGCTAGTTAAGGTTAACTATCCTTTGTGTAACTGGGTCCTGAACTTTAAGTCATTAACTGCTAGTTTTTAAAGTTAACTATCCTTTGTGTAACTGGGTCCTGAACTTTAAGTCATTAACTGCTAGTTTTTAAAGTTAACTATCCTTTGTGTAACTGGGCCTTGAACTTTAAGTCATTAACTGCTAGTTAAAGTTAACTATCCTTTGTGTAACTGGGTCCTGAACTTTAAGTCATTAACTGCTAGTTAAAGTTAACTATCCTTTGTGTAACTGGGCTCTGAACTTTAAGTCATTAACTGCTAGTTAAAGTTAACTATCCTTTATGTAACTGGGTCCTGAACTTAAGTCAGTTGTAGTTCTATTACTAacagtgtatttttttttttcatgcacaGTTTTTCTCATTTCCCTCTATCCTTTTctattaatttttgtacccctgattgggaaattttgtgtaatttgtagaaataatgaaCTATTTGATGTAGCTAAGGCTGCTCCCTGAagaacacgtggatttgagggtagttgTTTGTGGGTAACTTTTTTTCCCTAGAAAATGCTGTGTAGGGtattgtttttctggtgtcaaCAGATCCGGCAGACAAGAGAACATTTACGACTGCATTACTTAgcatcaatttttaaaacaaactgatttttaatgatatttttttcctaCATAGTAATTGATTTTTACGGGTGTAATACTAGAATGGCATTACCACAtgacagccccccccccttttttttaagaCCAGCTTACCCTCCTGAGCTGCCAGTTTGTGTAATTCACTCTGTCCCTGCTTGTCTTTCCCACTAGTCTCCTCCTCACTCTCCTCCGTCACGGTGTCCAGGTTGGGCCTCTGGGCGAGAGCATCCATTTCTCTCGCTCTGTAATAAATGTAAACGGTTTCACACTCCATGGTATTGCCCGGTATATTCTGTGTACGGAAGATTCACCAAGTGGACTAAGATAAGCTTATTAATCACCAGCCTGGcacttattgtttatatttatttaattacaaatgatgagtacatttcaatttttgataaaaacaaaacaaaacccacCAAAATGACAGTATTCACTTGACTatattatttagatattgttggggatatatatatatatatatatatatatatactatcaGCACAATTCAGAGGACTATGTAAAACATACTGTCTTTGCAGTTCCTCCTTCTCCTTCCTTCGCCTCTCTTCCTCCGCCTTCTCTCGCTCTCTTCGCTCCGCCTCCATGATGGCCACCTGCTCTTCCTTAATCTTCTCCCGCTCCTTCTCCTCCACTGCTTTTTGTTTCTCTTCTTCTCTTATCTCCGCCATTAGTTTCTCTTGCTGAAAATTAATACAAACTACTTTTTGGCATTTTGTAAATGAATGATAAGTTGCAGGACCAGGaagggggggtgggtgggtgggtaaTAAGTAAACCATGattattattttcagtttttgaaaCCCATTGGTAGTTTAGATCCGATTATAGATTTCATGCACACACAAAATGCACACACAAAGAATTCTGGAATTGTTCTTGGTAAATTGactttgaaaacaaataaataataaagTCTTTATACAAGATACTATATCTGCAAGTCTgacaaaaattgaattaaaactgTAGTGCAAACACTAATGTTTACAGCTTTGTTAAAAGGAGTTTCCATTGACCCTCTCGGACCTTTGATCTTCTAGCAGAATTGTGTATTTATAATGCCGTAATTTGTGCTACCTGGTCAATGTGGTTCCTGTTTTCACGATACTTGTATAACCACTGCCCTAGGTACTCTATAGGGTCCCAAGGTCGACATTCAGCAATCTCGGCCAAGGCTAGGGTCAAGGCCGTTCCTAAGTGTTCTGCTACATATCTTCCGTCTACTGTAGTGGGAGGTGGAACCCGTTTGGTTTTCAGACCAGTGGATATGTACATTTGATGCGAACCAGAAACGGCTAATTTGGGTTCTGGAATTGTAGTAGTTAGAATTTCCTCTATCCTTTGGCGTATTTTCATAACTGCTAGAAGTTCTGTGTTGTCATAGTAATCGCGCGGTGTCCGACCAGCCTGCATTATAAAGCAGTGAGCATGTATAAACACAAAATGAAGGAACACAATTTGATCAATGTAATCGTATGTAATCTGTAAATAGAATTACCAAATCCATCGCGTCTTCATTTGCGCCTGCGTTATTGAGCATGGAGTAGATATAACCAGCATCCGGTAGTCCCGCAGCATAATGGAGCACCGTTCTTCCCATCTGTATATagtaacaaaaaaataaaacaatacaaggaTGTAGATCTTTAgcaagaaaaaattaaaatcttattTAGAAAAATCCAACTCTTTCTTTAATCACGAGTTTTAAAAGATGGTATGCAAAATACCAAATTCCAATTGTAAGATTGTCTTACGCTGTCTTTGTGTTCGATGGCAAATTTAAACTCTTCACAGAACCATTCGACCATTTCTCCATTTCCGTGTAAAACTGCTTTGTGAAAAGGCGGAAGTCCCGTCCGGTCGGCCGCTAGTATGTACTTCTTCCGGTCCAGTATCTGTTGGACCTCTCGGATATTCTCGTCCTGAATAGCTTTGTGCAACTGTCCTACTTTTTCCTGGGAGAAagaattggatttttttttttaaaatagagcATTTGAACGGCTCACTTAATACACTACGTTACAAAGTCTGTTGATAATCAAATCATCTGAACCGCTTACTTGATACGTTCCGATtctcaatatttaaaaaatatatttttaaacatatgtCTCATAATTCGACTTATAGTATTATTcttaattttattaaaaaaaaaaaaaataaaaaaaaaaaaatcaattttatttttaatttggtAAATATTTGTGTACATCTAGTACGGACCTGAAATTCGGGGATTCTGGAGATGAAATCGGCTAATTCGGTGGACACGTTTTTTGCCTGCTCAACGGTTACAGGCCAAAATAGCCAACCAGATAGCAAAAGTTTTTCTAGTTCTTTCACACGCCCCTGCAGGATCCACGCCTTGGTGTGGTTTACTACCATCGTTTCATAATCTGGATCGAGCTGTTCGTCGGAGAACACAAGATCGGTGACTGTATGGCCATTGATATCGCGGGCGGAGATGTCAGTAGTTTCTAACAATAGTTTGAACACAGCTGGTTTTGCTCCGAGACGGACGGCGTCGTGAAGAGGGGATTctccagtggcggatctaagaGAGGTGGCGTCTGCTTCCTCTAGTATTGCACGCACTTGCTCTGCTTTACCCAACTGTATGGCCTCCGTTAATTTCTCCCTAACAGATGCCATCTAACAAAAGAAGTACTACATATATGAATGAGTAGGAAAATGcaattaatagataaaaaaaatcgatGAAATGATGGCTCGGCTTACCCTGTCATTAATTCAACGTGACATATTTTCTGCAAATTGTATCCGACTTTAACGTTATTTTCTGATGTAAAAACAAAGATTGCCTATTCGACATCGtgtctttttgtttttgttgatatGCTGTCGATTTCACCAGATACCAGAATTAGATAAACACCGTGTTTAAAAACACTTGTGCAATCGTATTGTTCCGGTTTCTACTGAAATACGAGGCATAATAACAAAGCATTAAATGGTCTTTCTGTTTACAAGTTATTAATAAGAAAAACTTTCATACCTGAATTATTAATAGTCGATTAATCCGGGGGTTTAAACAATGAGCAGTGACACACAATATTCCTGTGCAAGTGGTAACACAGAGCACACCAATCTCTAAGGAAATTGTTTACCTTAGCAACAACAGGGAAAGCAGATTTAACAGACAGCGTGAGATTTAAATCACCAATCAATAAAGAATAAAAGTTGAAATACAGACTTTCACCTTTGTTTAGGTCGTTCAAATGGGGCGCTAAAGGGATAtggtaaaacaattttcaaaagcaCCGTTTCGTTTCATCCCTGTAGCTGAATAATGTAGGTAacgtgagggggggggggggggtggtaatACGATTTCTCTTATGAAACTTACACGTGACTAGAGTTTAAATTACGGACATAAGTAAGAAAGTGAAAATTTGTAATCTTGAGATAAGTGATGTCTTCAAATTTCAGACGCTTGGTCAGGGTCCTGAAAGGGCTGGTAGACTCTCCgggatagttttttttttttttttttttttttttgtatgcgAACCTTTCTCTAAGTCGTACATGTAAGTCCAAAATCCCTTCACGAAACGAAAATTTCGAATAATTGTTATTTGAAAGTCAGAAAACTATTTTCTGATTACTTTAAGCATCTTTACATGTTAACTTGTTGACGGGCCGTGCTCGCAGCTATTCTATTCCAAATTTATAAGTTGGCGGTGTTTGTggtggttttttcttcttcatgaAATACGCCAAGTTGTCTAGCATTATATGAGTAGTCAAAAGCTAAGTTTGCCTACATCCGGGACCAACAATAGGCAGGTGCGTGCGTGCGTCAGTGCAAACTCTCCTCCGGACTTTTGTGAAAGCTGCAgtcattgaatttgaaatttatatatGAACTGATATCTTTGGGTTACAGATTAATTTTCATAGAGTTATGGACTTTGAACTTAGCAAATTTCAGAGATTTGTCAGTTTTCCGGAcctttttatttgtttatctcTGCagctattgaataattttttttataggaaCGTATATCAATGGTTTACAGATCAATTTTATCTCCCTTAAATAACGCCACAAAGCTGGGTCCCCTTTTGATGCTTGCCATCATAATGATTTCTAATTTTTATGCTTCCTGCATATTATTAAGGTATACATGCGACTTTAAACcaaaaattagatgtgtaaaaagACTGTGGTCATttaatttataataattttattcacagAAAGTGAAAGGGATTGGGCAGCATACATAGACTGttttagccctctcccaaaCTGTGATCATTGATTGAATGAATTCAAGAAATAGAGGAAATGAAAATTGATCATTAATCTTATGTTGtaattaaatttgatttcaatttcaatattcattttgatGATATTCCTATCTTTAGACACATTTGGTCATTGTATACCAAGatgacaacccccccccccccccaaccccctcATATGCATGAACATTCTATAGGTAAAAATAAGACCTGTAAAGATTAAATCACGCCCACTGCTGATATAACTATAGTGTGTGGATGTAGTATTTGCAAAATTATCCAAAATATGCCCTCTGGGGGTGGGTGTGGGTGGGTGAATGAGTGGAACCACAAAAGGGAATcatagtcatattgatatgcaagcatcgtTAGGTAGTGTAACttgaattaaagtttgttgaaacCATGGGCTTGTTGTGTAAGATAATCATGGGCTTGTTGTGTAAGGTAATCATGGGCTTGTTGTGTAAGGTAATCATGGGCTTGTTGGGTAAGGTAATCATGGGCTTGTTGTGTAAGGTAATCATGGGCTTGTTGGGTAAGGTAATCATGGGCTTGTTGTGTAAGGTAATCATGGGCTTGTTGTGTAAGGTAATCATGGGCTTGTTGTGTAAGATAATCATGGGCTTGTTGGGTAAGGTAATCATGGGCTTGTTGTGTAAGGTAATCATGGGCTTGTTGTGTAAGATAATCATGGACTTGTTGGGTAAGGTAATCATGGGCTTGTTGGGTAAGGTAATCATGGACTTGTTATGTAAGATGAGCCCACAATGGGTAAACTTTTTGTTGTGTAAGGTGGACCCACGATGGTAAACATTTTGTTGTGTGAGATGAGCCCACAATGGGTAAACATTTTGTTGTGTAAGGTGAGCCCACAATGGGTAAACATTTCTTTAATGGAATATACAGGGAGAAACTTTAAAATCTTTATCTCAGGAGAAACAGTGTCATGGTTACTCGTATCCAGATGCAAGCATCAACAGATAGTTCCCATTCAAATTACTTCTCTTGAGAACGTTTTGTACCATGGGTTAACTGATGTGATGAAAAGCTTTACTGTGATTGCTTATTGAGGTTTCTAGATCGAAAAGCGGGGCGCCCCTGTTGATGCTTCATTTTCGACCTTGAAAACGTCAGGCATTAGGATATATTCATAATTACACATTGGTTGGTACGGTACATGTATGGTTGTCATTTGTTTTTAAGATTACAGacgaaaggtcaaggtcattaaaagcttataatttgaatttttttatggGGAAGAATATAGCTCCATTATTGACAGCTTTTAGGATTGGTACTTTGcattgaaatttttaatttcttttgatttaatgaggtcaaggtcaccatgGGAGATTCTGAAATTCTTTGTGTCCAAAATGAAATgagatttcattcaaattttgtatgaaactttcaggaagtaaaaaaaatcctgtaTAAAGATCTATGCCCTAATTAGGTTTCTAAAAATGTAAAAGGCGAAGATCGTTCGAAGTAATTGGCAATTTTTCTTGTGTATTTTTACTCGACAAATGCACTGGTAACGGTGCTTTCTTTCACCAAGGTTTCGGTATTACGggcttttaaaaatttattaaaacGGCGGTAACAGATACATGGATAATTGTCCAAATTAACAAAGAATGCTTACAACGGGGCATGttgtaatgtacatatacaaacaGTAGCTATCCTGCTATTGAAGTCAGACACAAGGAAGTTTGGATTTTTCCATTCCTCTTTTCGATAATACTCGgcggtattttttttttttttttttttgcatcatCTTTCACGAAAGTCCTGGAACATTAAATTTCGTTCGTCCGTACATCAGTCAGTCATTAAAATGTTACTTGGCTAAAGACCTTTTTTCTCAGACGGAAGCAGGTTTCGTATCCGATATGATTCCTTTTGATGAATTGTGTTATTTGGAAAGCCAAATCATGtgatacaaacaaaatatttcatcatttctatttttaaaaaagaacttTTTTGTAAAACCGGAAgtgttgatttttattattttaacaatcctatttattattattaacaatctatacagatatatatgcgaaaatgaatatttaatattccATTTGCTGAAGATATTatattataaaagaaattataaactttatacgATCTTATATATCGGAGGTGTAAGCAAGGTGCAATAATCTCTGTATTATATCATCTTATATATTGGATGTGTAATAATGTCTGTGTTATATCATCTTATATATGGGAGTTGTAAGATGTAATAATCTCTATTATATCATCATATATGGGAGGTGTAAAGTGTAATAATGTCTGTGTTATATCATCTTATATATGGAGGTGTAATAATGTCCGTGTTATATCATTTTATGTATGGGGGGTGTAAGGTGTAATAATGTCTGTGTTATATCATCTTATATATTGAGGTGTAATAATGTCTGTgttatatcattttatatatgGGAGTTGGAAGATGTAATAATCTCTATTATATCATCATTTATGGGAGGTGTAAGGTGTAATAATGTCTGTGTTATATCATCTTATATATGGAGGTGTAATAATGTCCGTgttatatcattttatatatgGGGGAGGTGTAAGATGTAATAATCTCTGTATTATATCATCTTATATATGGGGGTGTAATAATGTCTGTGTTATATCATCTTATATATGGGAGGTGTAATAATGTCTGTGTTATATCATCTTATATATGGTAGGTGTAATAATGTCTGTGTTATATCATCTTATATATGGTAGGTGTAATAATGtctatattaattttgtttttaggTTACCACGACACTGGCGCATACCCAGCACCATCTTTCTATAACCCTATACCTTGGCATCCTAACCCGATTCCAAAACCTCAAAAAACAGAGCGACCAAAATCCCgatcccgatcccgatcaaagAAATATGTCTGGAACCCGGACAAGTACCTGTGACATTCCAATGTGTATGGATTTTGAATGGTTGAGAACCATGGTACTGATTTC
It encodes:
- the LOC125665462 gene encoding uncharacterized protein LOC125665462, whose amino-acid sequence is MASVREKLTEAIQLGKAEQVRAILEEADATSLRSATGESPLHDAVRLGAKPAVFKLLLETTDISARDINGHTVTDLVFSDEQLDPDYETMVVNHTKAWILQGRVKELEKLLLSGWLFWPVTVEQAKNVSTELADFISRIPEFQEKVGQLHKAIQDENIREVQQILDRKKYILAADRTGLPPFHKAVLHGNGEMVEWFCEEFKFAIEHKDSMGRTVLHYAAGLPDAGYIYSMLNNAGANEDAMDLAGRTPRDYYDNTELLAVMKIRQRIEEILTTTIPEPKLAVSGSHQMYISTGLKTKRVPPPTTVDGRYVAEHLGTALTLALAEIAECRPWDPIEYLGQWLYKYRENRNHIDQQEKLMAEIREEEKQKAVEEKEREKIKEEQVAIMEAERREREKAEEERRRKEKEELQRQAREMDALAQRPNLDTVTEESEEETSGKDKQGQSELHKLAAQEGADLTALLNLGYNLAERDITCKTPRDIAVEKGIQDNIDAIDNYLRGLIEKEKFSLLEQLLLDGYTEFQPVIDKLSSEGQTEEIKNFLQSIPEVQSKISSMLLAAQQGSLSAVQEQLDKKLSIVKDNKGQSPLHKAVMMQHREVTEHIVTAYPDTLKCKDQLNRTPYHYAMGLSNSDIQTLLLSKGADENAKDVYQRVPSYYKENPADILALPNESSASTSDPVNSSEQARTEGGEDKEEEHAATTQEEKKEADNGTEQTVEQTAEQKDITENPVTTTS